A region of Leishmania panamensis strain MHOM/PA/94/PSC-1 chromosome 33 sequence DNA encodes the following proteins:
- a CDS encoding S-adenosyl-L-methionine-dependent methyltransferase, putative (TriTrypDB/GeneDB-style sysID: LpmP.33.1870), which produces MNYLRHHSIAANYRLLGLTPPPPNFAVMQPLLYKHLSEEYKNRGELELGEESLTVQPNVFAQIGIIDVNGVRQMWTKAIIPALLDWRQRELLKSEGESQADLEAKVVFCDIGSGVGNVCLQVLSETKCPKSVGVEIIPSRIRAAEEASKRAKLLYSDIFSKKEAVWVQKDLIKCAARLKEEGVTVVFTHSWMFDNDLMTKLTEVIAQVPSIQCVVTSRKLDEKVLASTMLRQRTLMHFSADWNDEAPFYIYGK; this is translated from the coding sequence ATGAACTACCTGCGTCACCATTCCATCGCCGCCAATTACCGGCTACTGGGACTtacaccgccgcctcccaaCTTTGCCGTCATGCAACCTCTTCTCTACAAACACCTTTCCGAAGAGTACAAAAACCGTGGAGAGTTGGAGCTGGGAGAAGAATCTCTCACGGTGCAGCCAAACGTGTTTGCACAGATTGGCATCATCGACGTGAACGGTGTCCGCCAAATGTGGACGAAAGCAATCATCCCCGCTCTTCTCGATTGGCGGCAAAGAGAGCTCCTCAAAAGCGAGGGTGAATCTCAAGCTGATCTTGAGGCCAAGGTAGTGTTTTGTGACATTGGCAGTGGTGTCGGCAACGTTTGCTTGCAGGTGCTTTCTGAGACGAAGTGTCCGAAGAGCGTTGGTGTGGAGATTATTCCGTCGCGAATCCGGGCAGCTGAAGAAGCATCGAAGCGAGCAAAGCTGCTGTACTCAGACATTTTCTCCAAAAAGGAAGCTGTGTGGGTGCAGAAGGACCTGATTAAGTGCGCGGCAAGGCTCAAAGAGGAGGGTGTGACCGTTGTCTTTACGCATTCGTGGATGTTTGACAACGATCTCATGACAAAATTGACGGAAGTTATCGCTCAAGTCCCCAGCATCCAGTGTGTTGTGACCTCTCGTAAGCTTGACGAAAAGGTGCTTGCTTCAACCATGCTGCGACAGCGGACCTTGATGCACTTTAGTGCAGATTGGAACGACGAAGCCCCTTTCTACATTTACGGTAAGTAG
- a CDS encoding der1-like protein, putative (TriTrypDB/GeneDB-style sysID: LpmP.33.1880) has protein sequence MNNAIENALRETPITLVVCGLMGMLGVMSSLEVIHPLYLLLSPSLVFKEHQYWRLVTNFLYFGPISAHCIMEIQWIYLVSSYLEAQYYNRRPLDYILLLLIVGCSLLGLRFSSIVDVPYLSYMLGTCMTYIMSRIFNDIEVAIFFVVPVPMRLLPFVLMIMNTMVSGMSNEVLGNILGHVLWYFLEVFPRITGQSPLRIQWLFEWAFAAPLGRVT, from the coding sequence ATGAACAACGCTATTGAGAATGCCCTGCGGGAGACTCCCATTACGCTCGTGGTCTGTGGGCTGATGGGGATGCTAGGTGTCATGTCATCGCTGGAGGTGATTCATCCTCTCTACTTGCTGCTGAGCCCGTCGTTGGTGTTCAAAGAACATCAGTACTGGCGTCTGGTCACTAACTTCCTTTACTTCGGTCCAATCAGCGCTCATTGCATAATGGAAATTCAGTGGATCTACTTGGTCAGCTCTTACCTTGAAGCTCAGTACTACAACAGGCGACCGCTCGACTACATCTTGTTGCTGTTGATCGTCGGTTGCTCGCTTTTGGGCCTGAGGTTTTCGTCGATTGTGGATGTGCCGTACTTAAGCTACATGCTAGGCACATGCATGACATACATTATGAGTCGCATCTTCAACGACATAGAAGTCGCGATCTTTTTCGTGGTTCCCGTTCCAATGCGCCTTCTTCCATTTGTGCTAATGATTATGAACACAATGGTTTCTGGAATGTCAAATGAGGTCTTGGGCAACATTCTCGGACATGTATTGTGGTACTTTTTAGAGGTGTTTCCTCGCATCACTGGACAGAGTCCCCTTCGAATTCAGTGGCTATTCGAGTGGGCATTTGCTGCGCCGTTAGGTCGGGTGACATAG
- a CDS encoding hypothetical protein (TriTrypDB/GeneDB-style sysID: LpmP.33.1890): MSRQLLQRCSKKHFVIHMDINKTIIQVDQAGGRTMDDVLNSNVAANTYGYIDPTDNQWRPLYGPSDAPVAQPDTYSGPIMSYDTYIDSLYCAPPGMQELSKAERDAVWRTVSNLRRQATRKFTFPGEAGEAYAPLVDLQRQHLGHSDGYYNIIPAFFHMINTLSELSLQFTLIFRTFGSDLSAVLEEWRSFVFGMHACKPSGPVLQELKENYVEPLSGSFFRQADDIYICYGPRVSLSSYFTSSFQETDPAKVLEHLHQVPGCTSACKTSFADLKDHLVAYFSRSKNVGGLVDYYPSWAQAAEHRTGGKVYPISQNDPNYYSVFFDDNIFIGSEHSIVDIRETHGAKSIVDMEVERKYCVPVNAFKAIVDKEYFVKELCTCLRLQNRDL; the protein is encoded by the coding sequence ATGTCGCGtcagcttctccagcggTGCTCGAAGAAGCACTTTGTGATTCACATGGACATCAACAAAACTATTATCCAGGTCGACCAGGCGGGTGGGCGCACTATGGATGATGTTCTAAATAGTAATGTTGCCGCTAACACGTATGGCTATATCGACCCTACCGACAATCAGTGGCGGCCTCTCTACGGTCCTTCTGATGCACCGGTCGCACAACCCGATACCTACAGTGGTCCCATCATGTCGTATGACACGTACATTGACAGTCTATATTGCGCGCCTCCGGGGATGCAGGAGCTATCAAAGGCAGAGCGGGATGCTGTGTGGAGGACGGTATCAAATCTCCGTCGACAGGCTACGAGGAAGTTCACTTTTCCTGGGGAGGCTGGTGAGGCATATGCACCACTAGTCGATCTGCAGCGTCAACACTTGGGGCATAGTGACGGGTACTACAACATTATCCCTGCGTTCTTCCACATGATCAACACACTCTCAGAGCTTAGCTTGCAGTTCACGCTCATTTTCAGAACGTTCGGTAGCGATTTGAGCGCCGTTCTGGAAGAGTGGAGATCGTTCGTCTTTGGCATGCATGCGTGCAAGCCTTCTGGTCCAGTTTTGCAGGAGCTGAAAGAGAACTATGTTGAGCCACTGTCGGGGAGTTTTTTTCGACAGGCTGATGACATATACATCTGCTACGGACCTCGTGTGTCGCTCTCGTCATACTTCACGTCAAGCTTTCAGGAGACAGATCCTGCCAAGGTACTGGAACATTTGCACCAAGTGCCTGGGTGTACGTCGGCTTGCAAGACGTCTTTTGCCGATCTCAAAGATCACTTGGTGGCGTACTTTTCCCGTTCTAAGAACGTAGGTGGGCTTGTGGATTACTACCCTAGCTGGGCACAGGCAGCGGAACACCGGACTGGCGGAAAGGTATACCCAATTTCGCAGAACGATCCAAACTACTACTCTGTATTCTTTGACGATAACATCTTTATCGGGAGTGAGCACTCTATCGTGGATATCCGCGAGACACACGGCGCAAAAAGCATTGTTGATATGGAGGTAGAGCGGAAGTACTGTGTCCCCGTAAATGCCTTCAAAGCCATTGTGGACAAAGAGTATTTTGTCAAGGAGCTATGCACCTGCTTGAGGTTGCAGAATAGGGATTTATGA
- a CDS encoding hypothetical protein (TriTrypDB/GeneDB-style sysID: LpmP.33.1900) produces the protein MTEFKKLTTLTETLTEYVLALKACCTGGDHYGCSESVVGDVDSHLPVCDAEHMHLLSSQIREAVADGLPRLRKIVLKARETDPNRQIYNEAMCAKIEALFLAFCRPLQVLAPAYFDALTENDASLHEDGKENNLLDGLLDSDFDPNVLLEESASLQAADSIHNHYILQRAKAEAWQSRVAQGLTDAVAFESQNRALILAEEKVSRVAALEEKRADKLRVLNIMEARAELKWQTELQRRGTELSLLKMAADAISDVDAVPLFLANSILDEALRATIADHTRQLIKALLSTPEDMNIRRLRNNNENLICDYGHPCLSAFHPETGERCVCQAVVCAAEVLWYRMGYTIRYTKVPNRFLDVARGEARARSLRLPCGRSLSEHTYEPMGFEDYSERLFELVEPDAVERADEWMEWYTMIQRMESTLTSMLPRSYR, from the coding sequence ATGACCGAATTCAAGAAGTTGACGACGCTAACTGAGACTCTCACTGAGTATGTGCTTGCTTTAAAGGCGTGCTGCACAGGTGGTGACCATTATGGCTGCAGCGAGAGTGTGGTCGGTGATGTTGACTCCCATCTACCTGTTTGTGATGCTGAGCACATGCACCTACTCTCAAGCCAAATTCGCGAGGCCGTCGCTGATGGTTTACCAAGGCTGCGGAAAATTGTACTGAAGGCACGGGAGACAGATCCAAATAGGCAAATCTACAATGAAGCGATGTGTGCAAAGATTGAAGCACTGTTTCTTGCGTTCTGCAGACCCCTTCAGGTTTTAGCGCCTGCCTATTTTGATGCCCTAACGGAAAATGACGCATCTCTGCATGAGgatggaaaagagaacaacCTATTGGACGGTTTGCTTGATTCAGACTTCGATCCCAATGTACTATTGGAGGAGTCAGCGTCTTTGCAGGCGGCGGATAGCATTCACAATCACTACATACTACAGCGTGCAAAGGCGGAGGCCTGGCAGTCGCGTGTAGCACAGGGGTTGACAGATGCAGTCGCATTTGAATCTCAAAATCGTGCACTCATTTTGGCTGAGGAGAAGGTCAGTCGCGTAGCTGCGCTTGAGGAAAAACGAGCCGACAAACTACGCGTCCTGAATATAATGGAGGCGCGCGCAGAGTTAAAGTGGCAAACTGAACTGCAGCGCAGAGGTACAGAGCTAAGTCTCCTCAAAATGGCCGCCGATGCTATCAGCGACGTCGATGCAGTCCCCCTTTTCCTAGCCAACAGCATATTGGACGAGGCTCTTCGAGCTACGATCGCAGATCATACTCGCCAACTCATCAAGGCCCTATTGAGTACTCCAGAGGATATGAACATTCGTCGACTGCGAAATAACAACGAGAATCTCATCTGTGACTATGGCCACCCGTGCTTGAGTGCATTCCACCCTGAGACTGGAGAGCGGTGCGTTTGCCAGGCAGTCGTTTGTGCAGCTGAGGTGCTGTGGTACCGCATGGGATATACTATCCGCTACACAAAGGTACCTAATCGCTTCCTCGACGTGGCGAGAGGTGAAGCCAGGGCCCGCTCCTTGCGCCTTCCGTGTGGGCGAAGCTTGTCAGAACACACCTATGAGCCAATGGGCTTTGAAGACTATTCGGAACGGCTCTTCGAACTTGTGGAGCCGGATGCAGTGGAGCGAGCGGACGAATGGATGGAGTGGTATACTATGATTCAGCGCATGGAGTCGACACTAACCAGCATGTTACCCAGATCGTATCGATAG
- a CDS encoding protein kinase, putative (TriTrypDB/GeneDB-style sysID: LpmP.33.1910), with the protein MHPKYGLSTSGASLISASEAMHHFGDCLTAYERKEIVQYEAVYYAGQRCVDKVKSPNNGHNDGYDTEEGEYIFRVKDHIAYRYEVLEELGSGAFGQVFKAIDHFDGSIVAVKLIRNHRKVLQADQEIGILQRVNDRDPKGLYGIVRMIDNFKFRGHICISYELLGANLYEYLKTKDFFPMALPLIRSIAARMLVTLSFLARENIIHCDLKPENILLRDNDPAVVKVADLGSASIDTKSVYVYIQSRFYRAPEVIMEQKYNNAIDWWSFGCILCELANGDPVFPGNDEKDQLGCIMEYLGPPPQNFIEASSARRKREFFDGHYKPRPHTTREGKQRETGSRSLSKFLGVSEDDDFLSFVRLFLQWDPSQRVSPREAMKHRWICDKFVFPTQSEEKKPGLSSLTKESNASASGSLKECMSQEPAAPLKPKVSMSTIVGSLSTAREAPIDSLWPSAGPPKAQRSAPLLQPPTTCTGSANFNTSGDNASRVNTLPPSRDAFSGTVTRGAAQSTGAKFQGASVPQRHNGRLQRGRQRRSTDMADVEIPGEAIALLNNSTSLHAPLGAEESSAEKHSRGLMITANKDSSPVSVRGVVTRVINPRPQLRLAGGVLSPEVLSPVTLHSSANPVIVTSRDRNAHSSENEASPSASHSNTNSGAVGNARGNSSAGDVPTSVLELPQEYEGTTAKTHTVDLLGRNGGAIDFCSLSRWPSTTRTSQLNGDRQRSASASARRDSHGITSPGLSTESARGEAVRERREHLVSLNPVDLSPTKASQPAAIQGRPHAGEYMLPSELPPFREGASSSNLDDVGVSPNCRHLAAILSDPRNKGGLTELSLQTRGSPPLPLPGPSAVAAPSLTPPYRFLQRSAQCNIPVVCDDGAAHTAARNQRVGASEASSMLSERRAVQLSGMHLVPPRQVLGRQSLLPRQNGSGTRGKAVTKPSTVTTPQLPLLKR; encoded by the coding sequence ATGCACCCCAAATATGGATTGAGCACCTCGGGTGCTTCTCTTATCTCTGCGTCAGAGGCAATGCATCACTTCGGTGACTGCCTCACGGCGTacgaaaggaaagagatAGTGCAATACGAGGCAGTTTATTATGCTGGTCAAAGGTGCGTCGACAAGGTGAAGTCGCCGAACAACGGTCACAATGACGGGTACGACACCGAGGAGGGTGAATACATCTTCCGAGTCAAGGACCACATCGCTTACCGCTACGAGGTTCTCGAGGAGTTGGGAAGCGGTGCATTTGGTCAAGTATTCAAGGCAATTGATCATTTTGACGGATCGATTGTAGCTGTGAAGCTCATTCGTAACCACCGCAAGGTACTACAGGCAGACCAGGAGATTGGCATCTTACAACGTGTGAACGACCGTGATCCGAAAGGGCTCTATGGCATCGTGCGTATGATAGACAACTTCAAGTTTCGTGGACATATTTGCATCAGCTACGAACTCCTGGGTGCCAACCTATATGAGTACCTTAAAACGAAGGACTTTTTCCCGATGGCGCTGCCGTTGATCCGCAGCATTGCTGCGCGCATGCTGGTGACACTGTCATTTCTAGCGCGCGAGAACATAATTCACTGCGACTTGAAGCCCGAGAACATTCTGCTGCGCGACAATGACCCGGCTGTCGTGAAAGTGGCCGATCTAGGCTCTGCGAGCATCGACACGAAAAGCGTGTACGTGTACATTCAGTCGCGCTTCTATCGCGCGCCAGAGGTGATTATGGAGCAGAAGTACAACAATGCGATTGACTGGTGGAGCTTTGGCTGCATACTCTGCGAGCTGGCCAACGGCGATCCCGTCTTTCCCGGCAATGATGAGAAGGACCAGCTAGGGTGCATTATGGAGTATCTAgggccaccgccacagaACTTTATAGAAGCTTCCTCTGCAAGGCGGAAGCGCGAGTTCTTCGACGGTCATTACAAGCCTCGGCCCCACACGACGCGTGAGGGTAAGCAACGCGAGACAGGGTCAAGATCGTTGTCGAAGTTCCTGGGCGTCTCAGAGGACGATGACTTTCTAAGCTTTGTACGCCTCTTTCTGCAGTGGGACCCGTCACAGCGGGTCTCGCCACGCGAGGCGATGAAGCACCGTTGGATCTGCGACAAGTTTGTATTTCCCACCCAGtcagaggagaagaagccggGGTTGTCATCGTTGACAAAGGAGAGCAACGCCTCTGCATCCGGGTCACTCAAGGAGTGCATGTCTCAAGagcctgctgcaccgcttaAACCCAAGGTATCCATGTCCACCATCGTGGGGTCACTTTCCACGGCACGGGAGGCACCCATTGATTCGCTGTGGCCAAGTGCTGGGCCCCCAAAGGCGCAGCGGTCGGCACCATTGCTGCAACCACCCACTACGTGCACAGGCAGTGCGAACTTCAACACATCAGGTGACAATGCCTCACGTGTGAACACATTGCCGCCTTCTCGCGACGCATTCTCTGGCACTGTGACGCGCGGCGCGGCTCAATCGACAGGCGCGAAGTTCCAAGGGGCGTCAGTGCCGCAAAGGCACAACGGacgcctgcagcgcggcagGCAGCGACGTTCCACAGACATGGCAGACGTTGAAATACCGGGTGAGGCTATTGCTTTGCTGAATAACTCGACATCTCTTCACGCACCATTGGGTGCTGAAGAGTCCTCTGCAGAGAAGCACTCGCGTGGGCTCATGATCACTGCCAATAAAGATTCATCCCCCGTCTCCGTGCGCGGGGTCGTCACGAGAGTGATCAACCCAAGACCGCAATTGCGCCTCGCTGGCGGAGTACTCTCGCCAGAGGTGCTATCACCTGTCACCTTGCACTCTAGCGCCAACCCCGTCATCGTCACCTCCCGCGACAGGAATGCCCACTCATCTGAGAACGAGGCATCACCGAGTGCATCGCACAGCAACACCAACAGTGGTGCCGTCGGCAACGCACGAggaaacagcagcgcaggagaCGTGCCCACCAGTGTGTTAGAGCTGCCTCAAGAGTACGAGGGTACTACAGCGAAGACGCACACTGTGGATTTATTGGGTAGGAATGGTGGCGCCATCGACTTTTGTAGTCTTTCGCGATGGCCCAGCACGACGAGGACGTCGCAATTAAATGGGGATCGCCAGAGGAGTGCGAGTGCATCAGCCAGGAGGGATAGCCACGGCATCACATCGCCTGGGTTATCGACTGAGTctgcgagaggggaggcagtCAGGGAACGCAGGGAGCACTTGGTCAGTCTCAACCCAGTAGACTTGTCACCCACCAAGGCGTCCCAGCCCGCTGCGATACAAGGCAGACCGCACGCGGGAGAGTATATGCTACCGTcagagctgccgccgttTAGGGAAGGCGCTAGTTCTAGCAATCTCGACGATGTCGGGGTATCGCCGAACTGCAGACACCTCGCAGCAATACTGTCAGATCCACGCAACAAGGGTGGGCTGACGGAGCTCTCGCTGCAGACCCGCGgcagccctcctctccctcttcctggGCCATCCGCCGTTGCCGCACCCTCGCTAACGCCGCCGTACAGAtttctgcagcgcagcgctcaATGCAACATACCCGTCGTGTGTGATGACGGGGCTGCACATACCGCTGCAAGAAACCAGCGTGTGGGTGCAAGTGAGGCGTCATCGATGCTGTCGGAAAGGCGAGCTGTTCAGCTCAGCGGCATGCACCTTGTACCGCCTCGGCAGGTGTTGGGCCGGCAATCTCTACTTCCTCGGCAGAACGGTTCTGGGACCCGGGGCAAGGCTGTGACGAAGCCTTCAACGGTCACTACGCCGCAGCTTCCATTGCTCAAGAGATAA
- a CDS encoding small GTP-binding protein Rab18, putative (TriTrypDB/GeneDB-style sysID: LpmP.33.1920), translating into MSSTTGADKTIKVLLIGDSGVGKSSLLLSFTTGAFDGNIPSTIGIDFKVKKVDVVDAHTGGKATVNLQLWDTAGQERFRTLTSSYYRGAQAVVLVYDVNEPKSFHGLKKWLDEANSYCRRDEAESNSMVFLLIGNKADLCPDENSMPLPLSTAQGFAQQNNMLFALTSAKTRIGVTQAFDEVARSVYDKLQDLEQYERRRMTNLNGGSNTGEGGQGCC; encoded by the coding sequence ATGAGCTCCACCACAGGTGCGGACAAGACCATCAAGGTCCTCCTCATAGGCGACAGCGGTGTGGGCAAGTCCtccctgctgctctccttcaccactgGGGCCTTTGATGGGAACATTCCGTCGACTATTGGCATCGACTTCAAGGTAAAGAAGGTGGATGTCGTAGATGCCCACACGGGCGGCAAAGCTACCGTGAACCTGCAGCTATGGGATACGGCAGGACAGGAGCGCTTCCGTACCTTGACCAGCTCCTACTATCGCGGTGCACAGGCGGTTGTGCTCGTCTACGATGTTAACGAGCCGAAGTCTTTCCACGGGCTCAAGAAGTGGCTTGATGAGGCGAACAGCTACTGCCGCCGTGACGAGGCAGAGAGCAACAGTATGGTATTCTTGCTGATCGGCAACAAGGCTGATCTGTGCCCTGACGAGAactcgatgccgctgcccctCTCGACAGCGCAGGGGTTTGCCCAGCAGAACAACATGCTGTTCGCTCTCACCTCTGCCAAGACAAGGATCGGGGTGACGCAGGCATTTGATGAGGTGGCGCGTAGTGTGTATGATAAGTTGCAGGACTTGGAGCAGTATGAGCGACGTCGGATGACGAACTTGAACGGTGGCAGCAACACCGGTGAAGGTGGCCAGGGCTGCTGCTAG
- a CDS encoding hypothetical protein (TriTrypDB/GeneDB-style sysID: LpmP.33.1930): MSGMDDRVKQFKTAAEAQLTGPALRKEINTLRRFLFRNQEYRFTKAAQQALYMAVIAHYGNAAAHHASGSAATSATPSTVVSSAEAGCSGPSSAARTDLSRGTDVLQPAGDKDGGNTADAADAPILCLLEDALKMPFTVFTSPQKDKLLSLYWTVLGTDDSAGANSGSGNANGTTSAATRTFSLVDIVDTGKNKAQLSLFTDDGEEYPQEVLVSDASALRRLREEFDKGSAISVIVRENETGAVFVSFRVDDE, encoded by the coding sequence ATGTCGGGCATGGATGATCGCGTGAAACAATTCAAGACGGCAGCTGAAGCTCAACTCACTGGACCTGCATTGAGGAAGGAGATTaacacgctgcgccgctttctctttcgcaACCAGGAGTATCGCTTTACGAAGGCTGCCCAGCAGGCCCTCTACATGGCAGTCATTGCGCACTACGGCAACGCAGCTGCTCATCACGCTTCTGGCTCCGCAGCCACTTCCGCGACGCCGTCGACCGTAGTGTCCTCAGCAGAGGCCGGCTGCAGTGGGCCGTCTTCGGCGGCGCGCACAGATCTTTCGAGAGGCACAGACGTACTGCAACCGGCTGGCGACAAGGACGGCGGCAACACCGCTGATGCGGCCGATGCTCCAattctctgcctcctcgaAGACGCGCTCAAGATGCCATTCACCGTTTTCACTTCTCCACAGAAAGACAAGCTGCTCAGTCTCTACTGGACCGTTCTCGGGACTGATGACTCTGCAGGCGCAAACTCCGGTAGCGGTAACGCCAACGGCACCACTTCCGCAGCCACACGCACGTTCTCACTCGTCGATATTGTAGACACCGGCAAGAACAAGGCACAGCTGTCCCTCTTCACTGATGACGGTGAGGAGTACCCGCAGGAAGTGCTTGTCTCGGATGCCAGCGCGCTGAGGCGTCTGAGAGAAGAGTTTGACAAAGGCAGCGCTATTTCGGTGATCGTGCGTGAGAACGAGACCGGTGCGGTATTTGTATCCTTTAGGGTGGACGATGAGTGA
- the ABCD3 gene encoding glycosomal transporter (GAT2), putative (TriTrypDB/GeneDB-style sysID: LpmP.33.1940), with translation MAVVSKLASSRFLGFYALQLLCLTAAVRILNAVLCRRRAGSGSTKHRSHRSSPSYASGSGDEDAIRMNRIFWERLGSLLRVCIPRFVSLEFGSVLLMLTLFYLRTRLTLLFARVVGRSGRFLVEHNKKAFCFCVADIGLLAIPGTILQIGLKYVKIMTQQRLRDNLQAALHKEYLKGTTVYMISTQNATIDNTDHRLTQETEQFCRSVAGVFRALFKPILDVVTLSIELSKHGGPSPPAFLISYYLLIATCMSVLLPNFAQLVATSQQKEGNLRTKHHQLISHAEEIAFYNGEEIECEHVGRLLRSLIRHEYKIKRTKWLTGCSDSLFIKYGASIVGYLLCSLVVVDQCHLMSKGELTQLYLQSVQLYVPFSEAIGQILLMHKQLGALCGSVHRIGELRERLERINALNVRSEMANVVYSDDLVQWSHVDIVSPAGVSVLRDFNLTVTPGRHTLIMGSNGSGKTALMRVLSGLWPLAKGRVTLPTAPESFMCLPQRTYLPPGSLRAVLTYPYVTEDTCNGKSEQAFVPDEVIVSAATSFGLSTMMDREGGLNASENWEEVLSGGERQRVALVRVLLHRPKFAFLDECTSAISQDEEPFFYSLLQKAGVTLISVSHREALRKLHRVVISLDGEGGYQVSEE, from the coding sequence ATGGCTGTTGTCTCAAAGCTGGCGTCGAGTCGCTTTCTCGGCTTTTACgccctccagctgctctgcctcaCTGCAGCGGTCCGAATTCTCAACGCAGTGCTGTGCCGACGGCGCGCTGGAAGTGGCAGTACAAAGCATCGCTCTCACCGCTCCTCTCCGTCGtacgccagcggcagcggcgatgaggaCGCAATCAGGATGAACCGCATCTTCTGGGAGCGCCTTGGTTCTCTTCTCCGAGTGTGCATCCCTCGTTTTGTATCCCTCGAATTCGGGAGTGTTCTCCTCATGTTGACCCTCTTCTACCTGCGCACCCGCCTGACTTTGCTGTTTGCGAGGGTTGTGGGGCGCAGTGGTCGGTTCCTCGTCGAGCACAACAAAAAGgcgttttgtttttgtgtGGCAGACATCGGTTTGCTCGCCATTCCGGGAACGATTCTCCAAATCGGACTAAAGTACGTGAAGATaatgacgcagcagcggctgcgcgacAACTTGCAGGCGGCCCTTCACAAAGAGTACCTCAAAGGCACCACTGTCTACATGATCTCCACGCAGAACGCCACCATCGACAACACCGATCATCGTCTCACGCAGGAGACAGAGCAGTTTTGCAGAAGCGTCGCTGGTGTGTTCCGCGCCTTATTCAAACCAATCCTGGATGTGGTGACGCTGTCTATAGAGCTCTCGAAACATGGGGGACCTTCACCCCCTGCTTTCTTAATCTCCTACTACCTCCTCATTGCAACGTGCATGTCGGTGCTGCTACCCAACTTTGCTCAGCTGGTGGCGACAAGCCAACAGAAGGAAGGAAACCTGCGCACGAAACACCACCAGCTCATTTCGCACGCGGAGGAGATCGCCTTCTACAACGGTGAGGAGATCGAGTGCGAGCACGTGGGGCGCCTCCTGCGGTCCCTCATCCGCCACGAGTACAAGATCAAGCGCACAAAGTGGCTGACTGGCTGCAGTGATAGCTTATTCATCAAGTACGGCGCTAGCATTGTTGGGTACCTTCTGTGCAGTCTTGTCGTCGTTGACCAATGCCATCTGATGAGCAAGGGCGAACTTACTCAACTGTACCTCCAGAGTGTGCAGTTGTACGTGCCTTTTTCCGAAGCGATTGGTCAGATACTGCTCATGCACAAACAACTAGGTGCGTTATGCGGCAGCGTGCACCGCATTggcgagctgcgcgagagACTGGAGCGCATCAACGCGTTGAATGTACGTAGTGAGATGGCCAATGTTGTCTACTCGGATGATTTGGTACAATGGTCACACGTAGATATTGTTAGCCCGGCTGGCGTGAGTGTTCTGCGTGATTTTAACCTTACTGTTACCCCTGGAAGACACACACTAATCATGGGCAGCAACGGCTCCGGCAAGACGGCACTGATGCGTGTGCTTAGCGGGCTATGGCCGCTTGCCAAGGGCAGAGTGACTCTCCCAACGGCCCCTGAGTCGTTCATGTGTCTGCCGCAGCGTACATATCTTCCACCTGGCTCGCTGCGCGCGGTGCTTACGTACCCGTACGTAACAGAAGACACCTGCAACGGCAAGTCTGAGCAGGCCTTCGTGCCGGATGAGGTTATCGTGTCCGCGGCAACCTCATTCGGTCTCAGCACAATGATGGATCGCGAAGGCGGTTTGAATGCCTCCGAGAACTGGGAGGAAGTGCTGTCGGGTGGGGAGCGTCAACGTGTGGCCCTGGTGCGTGTCCTGTTGCACCGCCCGAAGTTTGCGTTCCTCGATGAGTGCACCAGCGCAATTTCCCAGGATGAAGAGCCATTTTTCTACAGCTTACTGCAGAAGGCGGGTGTGACGTTGATCTCGGTGTCGCATCGTGAGGCACTGCGCAAGCTACACCGCGTCGTCATCTCCCTGGACGGGGAAGGCGGCTACCAGGTCAGCGAAGAgtaa